A single Epinephelus lanceolatus isolate andai-2023 chromosome 22, ASM4190304v1, whole genome shotgun sequence DNA region contains:
- the LOC144459951 gene encoding syncytin-A-like: MGQMQADWCQRTLNVSTWQNACSMVQARGDLFWYCGDKTLHLSLPSSWVGTCALVRLAVPLVLLGMRDAQTNSGRQKRNAFDMSQGTTTYMDAIGVPRGVPDQYKLADQVAAGFENIPILAALFPITPNKNVDRINYVHYNVLRLANSTRDAVGGLSEQLAATSLMTVQNRIALDMLLAEKGGVCSVFQGLCCTFIPNNTMHEHSGTDKPLGGIFEKWFGKWKDLVVSVFLSMVGMLAVLALCGCCCIPCIWSLCERIIVSAVERKHLQPPPYQITQMETATLLGGPPTDSDSDSDSGEDKV, encoded by the coding sequence ATGGGACAGATGCAAGCTGACTGGTGCCAGAGAACACTGAATGTGAGTACGTGGCAGAACGCCTGCAGCATGGTTCAGGCTAGAGGGGACCTGTTCTGGTACTGTGGAGATAAGACCCTCCACTTGTCCCTGCCATCCTCCTGGGTTGGTACGTGTGCACTGGTCCGACTGGCTGTACCCCTGGTCCTGTTAGGGATGAGGGATGCCCAGACCAACTCAGGTAGACAGAAAAGAAATGCATTTGATATGAGCCAGGGAACAACCACGTATATGGACGCCATAGGTGTTCCTCGCGGGGTCCCAGACCAGTACAAATTGGCTGACCAAGTGGCCGCTGGTTTTGAAAACATACCCATACTAGCTGCACTGTTTCCCATCACCCCTAACAAAAATGTGGACAGAATTAATTATGTGCATTACAATGTTCTTAGACTGGCCAACAGCACTAGGGACGCAGTCGGGGGACTCTCTGAACAACTGGCAGCCACCTCCCTGATGACAGTACAGAACCGAATTGCGTTAGACATGCTTTTGGCGGAGAAAGGGGGTGTCTGCTCTGTGTTCCAGGGcctctgctgcaccttcatcccaAATAACACAATGCATGAACACTCAGGCACTGATAAACCCCTGGGTGGTATCTTCGAGAAGTGGTTCGGTAAGTGGAAAGATTTAGTGGTATCGGTATTCTTGTCAATGGTGGGAATGCTCGCGGTGTTAGCAttatgtggttgttgttgtatcCCATGTATCTGGTCCCTCTGTGAAAGAATCATAGTGtcagctgtggagagaaaaCATCTACAGCCCCCACCATATCAGATCACTCAAATGGAGACGGCCACCCTGTTAGGAGGGCCGCCTACTGATTCAGATTCGGACTCAGACTCAGGAGAAGACAAGGTGTGA